Within Streptomyces roseirectus, the genomic segment GCCCGACTTCACGGTGGTCACCCAGTCGATCGAGCACAGGAAGTGCCACAGCGCGCGCTCCGCCCGCGGGGACGTCCCGATCAGCCACTTCACCGTCAGCGTGTTCGCGGCCTGCCCGCCCCCGGTCCACGCGTCGTCGACCTCGTACGCCGCCATACCTTCGAGGGACCCCTCGGGCGAGCGGTACGCCACGAACGTCGGCACCGGGCGGTCCCCCTCGTAGACCCGTAGTACTCCGGTCCCCGCGTCCCACCACTGCGGGACACGGCTGACCGCGCCGACCTGCCCCCGCCGCACCCGCTCGTGCAGCTCCGGCCCCGTCTTGCGCACCTCCTCCGGGTCCACCATCTCGATCCGCCCCCCGCACTCGGGCGCGGCCCACCGGGGGTCCAGCCCCGTGCGCGGCACGTCGATCGTCCACTCCGCGACGGACGTCGCCGGCCCGAACCCGTACCTCCCGTAGATCGCGTACTCGGCGGCGATCAGCGTGGCGGCGACGTCCCCCCGCTCCTTCGCGGCGCGCAGGTCCTCCCCCATCACCCGCGTCAGGATCCCCCGCCGCCGGTGCGTGGGCAGCACCGTCACGTTCGAGATCGCGTTCGCCGGTACCAACTGCCCGCCGGGGACGGTGAGTTCCTGGTCGTACGACCGGAACGCCCCCACCACCCGGTCGCCCTCGAACACCCCGTACACCCGCTGCCCCGCGTCCGCGATCCGCCGTGCCTCGGCGCGCTCCTCCGAGACCGCCGGGGCTTGCAGGAACCCGGTGTTGAGCGCCCGCAGCCAGGCGGGCCGCTCGTCGTCGGTGATGAATCGGATATCGAACGTGTCGTCGGTCATACGCCCACGCTAGACACCAAGCCCCGCCGCCCTCCAACGATTTGACCCACGCCGACGGCCGACTGCCCGGTCCCGAAAAAAAGTTTCCGGCCCATGGCAACCCTTTGCGTGGCCTGTGACCACAAAGAGCCGGATCAGGTGAGAAGCCGGATCCGGTCACGCCAGTGGCCGGATCCAGCGCCTCCACCGATCCACCGCACACCGAACGGCACACAAGGAGCCTCCCCTCCCCATGACCACCCCCTCGACGACCCCCAGCTCCCACCGGGCCGCCCGCTCCCGCGCCCACACCCGGGGCCGCCACCGCCGCCGCTGGACCACCACCGCCGTCCTCCTCGCCGTCCCCGCCGCAGCCGTCCCCTACCTCCTGTTCACCCAGGACGACTCCCAGGCCGCGACGATCGACACCGCGGCCTACTACCGCCTGATCTCCGTCCGCAGCGGCAAGGCCCTGGACGTCGACGCCTTCTCCACCGCCGACGGCACCCGCATCCAGCAGTGGACCGACCAGAACACCGCCAACCAGCAGTGGAAGTTCCGCCCCACAAACGGCGGTTACTACGAACTCGTCAACCGCAACAGCGGCAAGGTCCTCGGCATAGCCGGCAACTCAACCGCCAAGTCGGCGGCGGCAGTTCAGCAGACCGATTCCTCATCGACCGCCCAGGAGTGGCGCGTCGACGAGACGAACGGTGCCTTCACCCTCACCTCCCGCAGGAGCGGCCAGGTCCTGGACGTCTCCGGCGGCTCAACTGCCCAGGGAACGCCCGTCATTCAGTTCCCGGGCATCGGAAGCACCAACCAGCGCTGGAAGTTGGTGAAGGTGACCCCGGCGACGACCCCGGGCTCCTCGACCGGCACCACGCAGACGTCCGCCTCCGGACCGTACGCGTGGAAGAACGCCCAGGTCGTGGGCGGCGGTTACGTCACCGGCCTCGTCTTCAACTCCCGTGAGAAGAACCTCCTTTACGCCCGCACCGACATGGGCGGCGCCTACCGCTGGGACGCCGGCGCCAAGCAGTGGCTCCCCCTGACGGACTGGATCGGCGAGAAGGACTGGAACCTCCTCGGCATCGACTCCCTGGCCACCGACGCCGCCGACCCCAACCGCCTCTACCTCGCCGCCGGCACCTACACCAACGACTGGGCGGGCAACGGCGCGATCCTGCGCTCCACCGACCGGGGCCGCACCTTCCAGCGCACCGACCTCCCCTTCAAGGTCGGCGGCAACGAGGACGGCCGCGGCGCGGGCGAACGCCTCGTCATCGACCCCGCGAACCACGCCAACCTCCTCCTGGGCACCCGCAAGAACGGCCTGTGGCGCAGCACGGACTTCGGGTCGACTTGGCGTCAGGTCACGGGCTTCCCGGTCCGGGACGGCGTCCCCGTCACCTTCGTCACCTACGGCCCGGCGGGCAGCGGAACGGTCTACGCCGGGACGGCCGACAAGTCCGCGCCCCTGTACCGCTCCACCGACGGCGGCACCACCTGGAAGCCCGTCGCCGGCCAGCCGACCGGTCAACTCCCGCAGCACGGCGTCCTGTCGGGCGACGGCACCCTGTACCTGACCTACACCGACGCCCTCGGCCCCAACGGCGTGACGGCGGGCTCGGTCTGGAAGTACACCGCGTCCGGCGTGTGGAAGAACATCTCGCCCTCGCAAGGCAGTTACGGCTTCTCCGGCCTCGCCGTCGACCCGCGTGACCCGTCCACGGTGATGGTCACGACCCTCGACCGCTGGTGGCCCGAGGACGAGATCTACCGGACGACGGACGGCGGTTCGACCTGGAAGGCGCTGGCCGAGAAGTCCGTGCGCGACGCCTCCGCCGCCCCGTACGTCGGCACCGGCGTCGGCCACTGGATGACGGCCCTCGCGATCGACCCCTTCGACTCCGGCCACGTCCTGTACGGCACCGGCAACGGCATCTGGCGCAGCCAGGACGCGAACGCCTCCGACACGGGCGGCACCAGCCACTGGACCGTCGGTGCGCAGGGCCTCGAAGAGACCGCGCTGCTGGACGCCGTCGCCCCGCCCGGCGGCGGGACCCTCGTCACCGCCATGGGTGACCAGGGCGGTTTCCACTACGACGGCGCCCTGACCAAGGTGCCCACCGGACGCCTGAGCAACCCCCTCATGACCAACAGCACCAGCATCGACTTCGCCCAGTCCAGCCCCTCGACGATGGTCCGCGTCGGCCGTGGCGGCAAGCAGGACGGCGCGTACTCCACCGACGGCGGCCGCACCTGGACCGGGTTCACGTCGGAGCCGGTGCCCAGCGCCGACAGCGGCCACGTAGCTCTTTCGGCCGACGGCTCCGCGATCGTCTGGACGGAGTCCGGCCAGGCCCCCTACCGCTCCACCGACAGGGGTACGACCTGGTCCCGCTCGGCGGGTCTTCCGGCTAACTCGGAAGTAGTAGCCGACCGCTCCACCTCCGGCACCTTCTACTCCCTGTCCAACGGCACCCTCTACGCCAGCACCGACGCGGGCGCGACCTTCACCCCCCGGGCCACGAACCTCCCCGGCGGCCGTCTGTCCGTCACCCCCGGCGCTGCCGGTGACCTGTGGCTCTCCGGTGGTTCGGGCGGTCTCCTGCACTCCACGGACGCGGGCCGTACCTTCACCAAGGTCTCCACGGTGCAGTCCGCCTCGGCCCTCGGCTTCGGCAAGCCGGCTCCGGGTTCTTCCCAGCAGACGCTCTACGTGATCGCCACCGTCAACAACACCCCCGGCGTCTACCGCTCCACCGACCGGGCCGCCACCTGGGTCCGCGTCAACGACAACGCCCACCAATGGGGCGCGCTGACCGGCACCGCCGTCATCACCGGCGACCCCGACACCTTCGGCCGCGTCTACATCGGCACCAACGGCCGCGGCCTCCAGTACGGCGACCCTTCCTGATCCACCCCGGGGCGGCCCCACCCGCCCCACCCCTCTCCCCGCCTCACCCCAGCAGGTCGTCCACCTGGGCCTCACCCTCCCGATACCTGCGAGTGATCTCCGCCCCGCAGTCGTCCGCCGCCCGCTGCAACCCCTGTCTACGCCGGGAGACCTCCTGCTCGTAGCCCTCAAGTCTCCCCATCGCCTCGGTCAGCTCCCCGTCCGTGCGGGCGGACAGGTCCGACAGCTCCACCTCGCCCAGCATCTCCGCGGCCAGCCTCCGGTACTCCTCCCCCCGAGGGGTACCGAGCGTCACGTGCCGAGCGGACGACCGGTACCGGGCCGGTCCGTCCGCCAGGATCTCCGACAGCCGCTCCACCACTCCCCCCACCACGGCGGCCCCCCGGCACGCCAACTCCGCCCGCAGGATGTCGATCCGCCCCTGCAACAGCCGCCGCACGTAACTGAGATCCGCCTCGTCCCGGAGCGCGTCCCGCCGCATGTCGCGCAGCTCGGCCAGGCTGAGCCGGGACAGGTCGTACTCCTCGTACCGCGTGCCCGATGTACTGAGTGTGCTCATCCGCCTCTACCGTCCCCTCGACCGGCGTGTGGGAAGCATGGTGCCACCCCAAGTGGCCGCTATGTGACCGAGTGCCCCCGAACGGCCCCAGATGGGGGCTTTCGACACCCACTTTCGCCCCCGGCATGATGGGCGCATGCGAGCGGTAGTACAGAGAGCGGACGGCGCGAGCGTCGTCGTCGACGGC encodes:
- a CDS encoding GNAT family N-acetyltransferase, which codes for MTDDTFDIRFITDDERPAWLRALNTGFLQAPAVSEERAEARRIADAGQRVYGVFEGDRVVGAFRSYDQELTVPGGQLVPANAISNVTVLPTHRRRGILTRVMGEDLRAAKERGDVAATLIAAEYAIYGRYGFGPATSVAEWTIDVPRTGLDPRWAAPECGGRIEMVDPEEVRKTGPELHERVRRGQVGAVSRVPQWWDAGTGVLRVYEGDRPVPTFVAYRSPEGSLEGMAAYEVDDAWTGGGQAANTLTVKWLIGTSPRAERALWHFLCSIDWVTTVKSGQRGPDDLLPRLFPDPRAVGITQLADWLWVRILDVERALAARTYAGSGELVLEVDDAAGLAGGRFLLAASPEGASCARSTRGADLALDVTDLASLWLGDESVARLAALGRVREVRAGAVREADALLRTSGRPWCPDMF
- a CDS encoding RICIN domain-containing protein; this encodes MTTPSTTPSSHRAARSRAHTRGRHRRRWTTTAVLLAVPAAAVPYLLFTQDDSQAATIDTAAYYRLISVRSGKALDVDAFSTADGTRIQQWTDQNTANQQWKFRPTNGGYYELVNRNSGKVLGIAGNSTAKSAAAVQQTDSSSTAQEWRVDETNGAFTLTSRRSGQVLDVSGGSTAQGTPVIQFPGIGSTNQRWKLVKVTPATTPGSSTGTTQTSASGPYAWKNAQVVGGGYVTGLVFNSREKNLLYARTDMGGAYRWDAGAKQWLPLTDWIGEKDWNLLGIDSLATDAADPNRLYLAAGTYTNDWAGNGAILRSTDRGRTFQRTDLPFKVGGNEDGRGAGERLVIDPANHANLLLGTRKNGLWRSTDFGSTWRQVTGFPVRDGVPVTFVTYGPAGSGTVYAGTADKSAPLYRSTDGGTTWKPVAGQPTGQLPQHGVLSGDGTLYLTYTDALGPNGVTAGSVWKYTASGVWKNISPSQGSYGFSGLAVDPRDPSTVMVTTLDRWWPEDEIYRTTDGGSTWKALAEKSVRDASAAPYVGTGVGHWMTALAIDPFDSGHVLYGTGNGIWRSQDANASDTGGTSHWTVGAQGLEETALLDAVAPPGGGTLVTAMGDQGGFHYDGALTKVPTGRLSNPLMTNSTSIDFAQSSPSTMVRVGRGGKQDGAYSTDGGRTWTGFTSEPVPSADSGHVALSADGSAIVWTESGQAPYRSTDRGTTWSRSAGLPANSEVVADRSTSGTFYSLSNGTLYASTDAGATFTPRATNLPGGRLSVTPGAAGDLWLSGGSGGLLHSTDAGRTFTKVSTVQSASALGFGKPAPGSSQQTLYVIATVNNTPGVYRSTDRAATWVRVNDNAHQWGALTGTAVITGDPDTFGRVYIGTNGRGLQYGDPS
- a CDS encoding ABC transporter substrate-binding protein, coding for MSTLSTSGTRYEEYDLSRLSLAELRDMRRDALRDEADLSYVRRLLQGRIDILRAELACRGAAVVGGVVERLSEILADGPARYRSSARHVTLGTPRGEEYRRLAAEMLGEVELSDLSARTDGELTEAMGRLEGYEQEVSRRRQGLQRAADDCGAEITRRYREGEAQVDDLLG